One window of Puntigrus tetrazona isolate hp1 chromosome 14, ASM1883169v1, whole genome shotgun sequence genomic DNA carries:
- the tapt1a gene encoding transmembrane anterior posterior transformation protein 1 homolog isoform X2 has protein sequence MADSLCGGVSDEKDPENDDHKGVKCPRAAAAISRKTDISGPAAKMTETLGCYQKPAVKDEQHEHSESGDSDEPSLLRFMCAELTRGYFLEHNEAKYTERRERVYTCMRIPRELERLMIFGIFLCLDAFLYVFTLLPLRTLLAFLRLLTIPCCGLGGSRFLQPAQVCDLLKGLIMVLCYSMMHYVDYAMMYHLIRGQSVIKLYIIYNMLEVADRLFSSFGQDILDALYWTATEPKSRKRAHIGVIPHFFMAVFYVFLHAILIMVQASTLNVAFNSHNKSLLTIMMSNNFVEIKGSVFKKFEKNNLFQMSNSDIKERFTNYVLLLIVCLRNMEQFSWNSDHLWVLLPDVFMVIMSEVAVDVVKHAFITKFNDITADVYSEYKASLAFELVSSRQQNAYTDYSDSVARRMGFIPLPLAVLLIRVVMSSVKIQGALSSVCLLLFYLGLITLKVLNSIVILGKSCRYVKEANMEGKLFERQSAQTSKQTPKKANPTKSPPTSAEPKVQRPSTSITKQPSPRAKPFPPAPPPVTEVTSDPPPDSPPKPEESSSETPQSTELKHRTTNKDLLEIDRFTICGNRIG, from the exons ATGGCGGATTCGCTGTGTGGCGGGGTGTCAGATGAAAAAGATCCCGAAAATGACGATCACAAAGGGGTAAAGTGTCCTCGGGCTGCTGCAGCCATATCGAGGAAGACAGACATCTCTGGGCCGGCGGCGAAAATGACGGAAACTCTCGGATGTTATCAGAAGCCCGCCGTTAAAGACGAGCAGCACGAGCATTCAG AATCGGGCGACTCCGACGAGCCGTCTCTGCTGAGGTTCATGTGTGCAGAGCTCACCAGGGGTTACTTCCTGGAGCACAATGAGGCCAAGTACACAGAGCGGAGGGAAAGGGTGTACACCTGCATGAGGATCCCCAGAGAGCTGGAGAGG TTGATGATCTTCGGGATCTTCCTGTGTCTGGATGCCTTTCTGTACGTGTTCACCCTGCTGCCCCTGAGAACTTTACTGGCTTTTCTGAGGTTGTTGACGATACCCTGCTGCGGCCTTGG TGGCTCTCGGTTCCTGCAGCCGGCTCAGGTGTGTGACCTGCTGAAAGGTTTGATAATGGTGCTTTGTTACTCCATGATGCACTACGTCGACTACGCCATGATGTACCACCTGATCCGTGGTCAGTCTGTCATCAAACTCTACATCATCTACAACATGCTGGAG GTGGCAGACCGTCTCTTCTCATCATTTGGACAAGACATTCTAGACGCGCTCTATTGGACGGCCACTGAACCAAAGTCCCGGAAGAGAGCTCACATTGGAGTCATTCCCCATTTTTTCATGGCTGTCTTCTATGTCT TTCTGCATGCCATCCTCATCATGGTCCAAGCCTCTACACTAAATGTGGCCTTCAACTCACACAACAAATCTCTGCTCACAATTATGATGTCCAACAAC TTTGTGGAAATCAAGGGAAGTGTTTTCAAGAAGTTTGAGAAGAACAACCTCTTTCAGATGTCCAACAGTG aTATCAAGGAGCGGTTTACCAATTACGTTTTGCTCCTCATCGTGTGCTTGAGGAATATGGAGCAGTTTTCCTGGAACTCAG ATCACCTCTGGGTGCTGCTTCCTGACGTCTTCATGGTAATCATGTCCGAAGTTGCGGTTGACGTCGTCAAGCATGCTTTCATCACTAAATTCAATGACATCACAGCTGAT GTCTACAGTGAATATAAAGCCAGCTTGGCTTTTGAACTTGTCAGCAGTCGACAGCAGAAT GCTTACACAGACTACAGCGATTCAGTCGCAAGAAGGATGGGCTTCATTCCTTTGCCTCTTGCTGTACTG TTGATTCGAGTGGTGATGAGCTCTGTGAAGATCCAGGGTGCTctgtcatctgtctgtctgctcctTTTTTATCTTGG GTTGATAACGCTGAAAGTGTTAAATAGTATAGTTATTCTGGGCAAATCCTGTCGCTACGTAAAGGAAGCTAACATGGAGGGGAAGCTGTTTGAAAGACAGTCTGCTCAAACCTCAAAACAAACTCCCAAGAAAGCAAACCCAACCAAATCCCCCCCAACCTCAG ctgaacCTAAAGTGCAGCGACCCTCCACCTCCATCACCAAGCAGCCGAGCCCAAGAGCGAAGCCTtttcccccggctccacctcctGTAACTGAGGTGACCAGTGATCCGCCCCCAGATTCTCCTCCTAAACCAGAGGAGAGCAGCAGCGAGACGCCACAGTCTACTGAACTTAAACACAGAACCACCAATAAAGATCTGCTGGAGATCGACCGCTTCACAATATGCGGCAACCGAATCGGGTGA
- the tapt1a gene encoding transmembrane anterior posterior transformation protein 1 homolog isoform X3: MCAELTRGYFLEHNEAKYTERRERVYTCMRIPRELERLMIFGIFLCLDAFLYVFTLLPLRTLLAFLRLLTIPCCGLGANVCPYCRRSSGSRFLQPAQVCDLLKGLIMVLCYSMMHYVDYAMMYHLIRGQSVIKLYIIYNMLEVADRLFSSFGQDILDALYWTATEPKSRKRAHIGVIPHFFMAVFYVFLHAILIMVQASTLNVAFNSHNKSLLTIMMSNNFVEIKGSVFKKFEKNNLFQMSNSDIKERFTNYVLLLIVCLRNMEQFSWNSDHLWVLLPDVFMVIMSEVAVDVVKHAFITKFNDITADVYSEYKASLAFELVSSRQQNAYTDYSDSVARRMGFIPLPLAVLLIRVVMSSVKIQGALSSVCLLLFYLGLITLKVLNSIVILGKSCRYVKEANMEGKLFERQSAQTSKQTPKKANPTKSPPTSAEPKVQRPSTSITKQPSPRAKPFPPAPPPVTEVTSDPPPDSPPKPEESSSETPQSTELKHRTTNKDLLEIDRFTICGNRIG; the protein is encoded by the exons ATGTGTGCAGAGCTCACCAGGGGTTACTTCCTGGAGCACAATGAGGCCAAGTACACAGAGCGGAGGGAAAGGGTGTACACCTGCATGAGGATCCCCAGAGAGCTGGAGAGG TTGATGATCTTCGGGATCTTCCTGTGTCTGGATGCCTTTCTGTACGTGTTCACCCTGCTGCCCCTGAGAACTTTACTGGCTTTTCTGAGGTTGTTGACGATACCCTGCTGCGGCCTTGG TGCTAATGTTTGCCCTTATTGCAGACGAAGCAG TGGCTCTCGGTTCCTGCAGCCGGCTCAGGTGTGTGACCTGCTGAAAGGTTTGATAATGGTGCTTTGTTACTCCATGATGCACTACGTCGACTACGCCATGATGTACCACCTGATCCGTGGTCAGTCTGTCATCAAACTCTACATCATCTACAACATGCTGGAG GTGGCAGACCGTCTCTTCTCATCATTTGGACAAGACATTCTAGACGCGCTCTATTGGACGGCCACTGAACCAAAGTCCCGGAAGAGAGCTCACATTGGAGTCATTCCCCATTTTTTCATGGCTGTCTTCTATGTCT TTCTGCATGCCATCCTCATCATGGTCCAAGCCTCTACACTAAATGTGGCCTTCAACTCACACAACAAATCTCTGCTCACAATTATGATGTCCAACAAC TTTGTGGAAATCAAGGGAAGTGTTTTCAAGAAGTTTGAGAAGAACAACCTCTTTCAGATGTCCAACAGTG aTATCAAGGAGCGGTTTACCAATTACGTTTTGCTCCTCATCGTGTGCTTGAGGAATATGGAGCAGTTTTCCTGGAACTCAG ATCACCTCTGGGTGCTGCTTCCTGACGTCTTCATGGTAATCATGTCCGAAGTTGCGGTTGACGTCGTCAAGCATGCTTTCATCACTAAATTCAATGACATCACAGCTGAT GTCTACAGTGAATATAAAGCCAGCTTGGCTTTTGAACTTGTCAGCAGTCGACAGCAGAAT GCTTACACAGACTACAGCGATTCAGTCGCAAGAAGGATGGGCTTCATTCCTTTGCCTCTTGCTGTACTG TTGATTCGAGTGGTGATGAGCTCTGTGAAGATCCAGGGTGCTctgtcatctgtctgtctgctcctTTTTTATCTTGG GTTGATAACGCTGAAAGTGTTAAATAGTATAGTTATTCTGGGCAAATCCTGTCGCTACGTAAAGGAAGCTAACATGGAGGGGAAGCTGTTTGAAAGACAGTCTGCTCAAACCTCAAAACAAACTCCCAAGAAAGCAAACCCAACCAAATCCCCCCCAACCTCAG ctgaacCTAAAGTGCAGCGACCCTCCACCTCCATCACCAAGCAGCCGAGCCCAAGAGCGAAGCCTtttcccccggctccacctcctGTAACTGAGGTGACCAGTGATCCGCCCCCAGATTCTCCTCCTAAACCAGAGGAGAGCAGCAGCGAGACGCCACAGTCTACTGAACTTAAACACAGAACCACCAATAAAGATCTGCTGGAGATCGACCGCTTCACAATATGCGGCAACCGAATCGGGTGA
- the tapt1a gene encoding transmembrane anterior posterior transformation protein 1 homolog isoform X1, whose amino-acid sequence MADSLCGGVSDEKDPENDDHKGVKCPRAAAAISRKTDISGPAAKMTETLGCYQKPAVKDEQHEHSESGDSDEPSLLRFMCAELTRGYFLEHNEAKYTERRERVYTCMRIPRELERLMIFGIFLCLDAFLYVFTLLPLRTLLAFLRLLTIPCCGLGANVCPYCRRSSGSRFLQPAQVCDLLKGLIMVLCYSMMHYVDYAMMYHLIRGQSVIKLYIIYNMLEVADRLFSSFGQDILDALYWTATEPKSRKRAHIGVIPHFFMAVFYVFLHAILIMVQASTLNVAFNSHNKSLLTIMMSNNFVEIKGSVFKKFEKNNLFQMSNSDIKERFTNYVLLLIVCLRNMEQFSWNSDHLWVLLPDVFMVIMSEVAVDVVKHAFITKFNDITADVYSEYKASLAFELVSSRQQNAYTDYSDSVARRMGFIPLPLAVLLIRVVMSSVKIQGALSSVCLLLFYLGLITLKVLNSIVILGKSCRYVKEANMEGKLFERQSAQTSKQTPKKANPTKSPPTSAEPKVQRPSTSITKQPSPRAKPFPPAPPPVTEVTSDPPPDSPPKPEESSSETPQSTELKHRTTNKDLLEIDRFTICGNRIG is encoded by the exons ATGGCGGATTCGCTGTGTGGCGGGGTGTCAGATGAAAAAGATCCCGAAAATGACGATCACAAAGGGGTAAAGTGTCCTCGGGCTGCTGCAGCCATATCGAGGAAGACAGACATCTCTGGGCCGGCGGCGAAAATGACGGAAACTCTCGGATGTTATCAGAAGCCCGCCGTTAAAGACGAGCAGCACGAGCATTCAG AATCGGGCGACTCCGACGAGCCGTCTCTGCTGAGGTTCATGTGTGCAGAGCTCACCAGGGGTTACTTCCTGGAGCACAATGAGGCCAAGTACACAGAGCGGAGGGAAAGGGTGTACACCTGCATGAGGATCCCCAGAGAGCTGGAGAGG TTGATGATCTTCGGGATCTTCCTGTGTCTGGATGCCTTTCTGTACGTGTTCACCCTGCTGCCCCTGAGAACTTTACTGGCTTTTCTGAGGTTGTTGACGATACCCTGCTGCGGCCTTGG TGCTAATGTTTGCCCTTATTGCAGACGAAGCAG TGGCTCTCGGTTCCTGCAGCCGGCTCAGGTGTGTGACCTGCTGAAAGGTTTGATAATGGTGCTTTGTTACTCCATGATGCACTACGTCGACTACGCCATGATGTACCACCTGATCCGTGGTCAGTCTGTCATCAAACTCTACATCATCTACAACATGCTGGAG GTGGCAGACCGTCTCTTCTCATCATTTGGACAAGACATTCTAGACGCGCTCTATTGGACGGCCACTGAACCAAAGTCCCGGAAGAGAGCTCACATTGGAGTCATTCCCCATTTTTTCATGGCTGTCTTCTATGTCT TTCTGCATGCCATCCTCATCATGGTCCAAGCCTCTACACTAAATGTGGCCTTCAACTCACACAACAAATCTCTGCTCACAATTATGATGTCCAACAAC TTTGTGGAAATCAAGGGAAGTGTTTTCAAGAAGTTTGAGAAGAACAACCTCTTTCAGATGTCCAACAGTG aTATCAAGGAGCGGTTTACCAATTACGTTTTGCTCCTCATCGTGTGCTTGAGGAATATGGAGCAGTTTTCCTGGAACTCAG ATCACCTCTGGGTGCTGCTTCCTGACGTCTTCATGGTAATCATGTCCGAAGTTGCGGTTGACGTCGTCAAGCATGCTTTCATCACTAAATTCAATGACATCACAGCTGAT GTCTACAGTGAATATAAAGCCAGCTTGGCTTTTGAACTTGTCAGCAGTCGACAGCAGAAT GCTTACACAGACTACAGCGATTCAGTCGCAAGAAGGATGGGCTTCATTCCTTTGCCTCTTGCTGTACTG TTGATTCGAGTGGTGATGAGCTCTGTGAAGATCCAGGGTGCTctgtcatctgtctgtctgctcctTTTTTATCTTGG GTTGATAACGCTGAAAGTGTTAAATAGTATAGTTATTCTGGGCAAATCCTGTCGCTACGTAAAGGAAGCTAACATGGAGGGGAAGCTGTTTGAAAGACAGTCTGCTCAAACCTCAAAACAAACTCCCAAGAAAGCAAACCCAACCAAATCCCCCCCAACCTCAG ctgaacCTAAAGTGCAGCGACCCTCCACCTCCATCACCAAGCAGCCGAGCCCAAGAGCGAAGCCTtttcccccggctccacctcctGTAACTGAGGTGACCAGTGATCCGCCCCCAGATTCTCCTCCTAAACCAGAGGAGAGCAGCAGCGAGACGCCACAGTCTACTGAACTTAAACACAGAACCACCAATAAAGATCTGCTGGAGATCGACCGCTTCACAATATGCGGCAACCGAATCGGGTGA